Proteins co-encoded in one Cytobacillus sp. NJ13 genomic window:
- a CDS encoding Fur-regulated basic protein FbpA codes for MSKHLRKAVEGRKRYLINSLISAGVFKKGEHHLFELTLTDLEREYANSMTRQGEKE; via the coding sequence GTGTCAAAGCATTTAAGAAAGGCAGTTGAAGGCAGAAAGAGATATTTAATTAACAGTCTGATAAGTGCCGGAGTATTTAAGAAAGGTGAGCACCATCTGTTTGAGTTAACCTTAACTGACCTTGAGCGGGAATACGCCAATAGCATGACCAGGCAGGGAGAGAAAGAGTGA
- a CDS encoding EAL domain-containing protein, whose amino-acid sequence MSCNACVVQELRFEVKAEGEQNCRMLSSVVDHLERKGVLMEAEADRFVVKEGGMRDFLDFCRDHMDAAGVSFRMDKEEWSPIAAAADILDSQWIDEVIANGLVTCHAQPILTGDEEVFAYEMLARFYREDGSVIFPGEIFGAARKRGRLYALDRLCRMTAVRFASYIDKKAFINFIPTSIYSPEFCLKSTVQLANRLGMDPSQLVFEVVETDKVEDTDHLKRILAYYREKGFRYALDDVGAGFSTVELLSELQPHYMKLDMKYVQGVSKDPDQQKTAEAFLQQALRLGSVPLAEGIETREDFEWLRDRGYQLFQGYLFGKPAPIAEKELKIPSEC is encoded by the coding sequence ATGAGCTGTAATGCTTGTGTGGTGCAGGAATTGCGCTTTGAGGTGAAGGCAGAAGGAGAACAGAATTGCCGAATGCTTTCAAGTGTTGTTGATCATTTGGAGCGAAAAGGCGTTTTGATGGAAGCTGAAGCAGACCGGTTCGTGGTGAAGGAAGGCGGTATGCGGGATTTTCTTGATTTTTGCAGGGACCATATGGATGCAGCAGGGGTTAGTTTCCGAATGGACAAAGAGGAATGGAGTCCCATTGCTGCAGCTGCTGATATCCTTGATAGCCAGTGGATTGATGAAGTGATTGCCAATGGGCTGGTTACCTGCCATGCGCAGCCGATTTTAACAGGGGATGAAGAAGTGTTCGCTTATGAAATGCTGGCGAGATTTTATCGGGAGGATGGATCGGTCATTTTTCCGGGAGAAATCTTTGGAGCAGCCAGAAAGCGAGGAAGGCTATATGCCCTGGACCGCTTGTGCCGGATGACGGCGGTCAGGTTTGCTTCGTATATTGACAAAAAGGCATTCATAAATTTTATCCCGACAAGCATTTACTCGCCGGAGTTCTGCCTGAAATCAACCGTCCAGCTTGCGAACCGATTAGGGATGGATCCGAGTCAGCTCGTATTTGAGGTAGTGGAAACCGATAAAGTGGAGGATACGGATCATTTGAAAAGGATCCTGGCTTATTATAGGGAAAAAGGATTCCGCTATGCACTGGATGATGTGGGTGCTGGGTTCAGCACGGTTGAGTTATTGAGTGAGCTGCAGCCGCATTATATGAAGCTGGATATGAAATACGTCCAGGGCGTGTCAAAAGATCCAGATCAACAGAAGACTGCGGAAGCTTTTTTGCAGCAGGCATTGAGACTGGGATCGGTTCCGCTTGCTGAAGGGATCGAAACCCGGGAAGACTTTGAGTGGCTCCGGGACAGGGGATACCAGCTTTTTCAGGGATATCTGTTTGGAAAACCTGCTCCAATTGCAGAAAAAGAGTTGAAAATCCCTTCCGAGTGCTGA
- a CDS encoding GNAT family N-acetyltransferase, translating to MNTGKVRIEEVTADNWYKCCLLELAEEQKAHMEPNAVSIAQSKFETALRPYVIYLEDKAVGFLMFNTCIEELDAYWIYRIMVDKEHQGKGIGKKATDLMIAEMAKLPNAKKLAVGYHPENLGAHKLYAGLGFADHGHRFGKEMAVVKDLG from the coding sequence ATGAATACTGGCAAAGTGAGAATTGAAGAAGTAACAGCAGATAATTGGTATAAATGCTGCCTGCTGGAACTTGCAGAGGAACAAAAAGCCCATATGGAGCCAAATGCTGTTTCCATTGCGCAATCTAAATTTGAAACAGCGTTGAGGCCGTATGTGATTTACTTGGAAGATAAAGCTGTCGGCTTCTTAATGTTTAATACATGTATAGAAGAGTTGGATGCTTACTGGATTTATCGGATTATGGTTGATAAGGAGCACCAAGGCAAGGGAATAGGCAAAAAAGCGACGGATCTGATGATCGCGGAGATGGCGAAACTGCCGAATGCGAAAAAACTTGCTGTAGGCTACCATCCTGAGAATCTTGGGGCACACAAGCTTTATGCAGGTTTGGGGTTTGCAGATCACGGCCACCGTTTTGGGAAGGAAATGGCGGTTGTGAAAGATTTAGGCTAG
- a CDS encoding MarR family transcriptional regulator produces MFKCSKEEELIAARLFELTKQTMPKFERCTGISQSRLEILRELFESEEITQRELQKKVNIDHAAVTRHLKQLEEKGMVIRRKNPEDNRFTYVSLTEEGKTKIAAYCEEKQRFISKILNGFSELERSTLLNMLTRIQENVDRL; encoded by the coding sequence GTGTTCAAATGTTCTAAGGAAGAAGAATTAATTGCCGCCCGGCTGTTTGAGCTCACTAAGCAGACAATGCCGAAGTTTGAACGCTGTACAGGCATCAGTCAGTCACGGCTTGAGATTCTTCGGGAGCTTTTTGAATCGGAAGAAATTACGCAGCGGGAGCTTCAGAAAAAGGTGAATATCGATCATGCTGCTGTCACTAGACACCTTAAGCAGCTTGAAGAAAAGGGCATGGTGATCCGCAGGAAAAATCCTGAAGATAACCGCTTTACTTACGTCAGCCTGACAGAGGAAGGCAAAACGAAAATTGCTGCTTACTGTGAAGAAAAGCAACGGTTTATTTCCAAAATCCTGAACGGCTTTTCGGAACTTGAGCGAAGCACACTATTAAACATGCTCACACGCATCCAGGAAAATGTAGATAGATTGTAA
- a CDS encoding putative quinol monooxygenase codes for MIIIHAGFQIQIDKENDFLTEIRPLIEASRAEEGNISYDLVKDTEKAGSYTMMELWKDMDAVKFHNQTEHFTSFTAKAPQYFSAPPQVKVYDAQSVDKK; via the coding sequence ATGATCATTATCCATGCTGGCTTTCAAATCCAAATTGACAAAGAAAATGACTTTCTGACTGAAATCCGTCCGCTGATCGAGGCTTCCAGAGCAGAAGAAGGCAATATCTCTTATGACCTGGTAAAAGATACAGAAAAAGCAGGTTCCTATACCATGATGGAATTGTGGAAGGATATGGACGCTGTTAAGTTCCACAACCAGACGGAACATTTTACCTCATTTACAGCGAAAGCTCCTCAATATTTTTCTGCTCCTCCTCAGGTGAAGGTGTATGATGCACAGTCTGTAGATAAAAAGTAA
- a CDS encoding general stress protein, with amino-acid sequence MALVKEYNTMDEAVQAANSLHGRGVSENEVFVLAHDDSVTDTVADHSEAKKIGVDETGLGTAFKNMFQSQGDELRSKMEEIGLSQAEAESYEKTLDEGKILLICKDDNQSSFLGY; translated from the coding sequence ATGGCATTAGTAAAAGAGTATAATACAATGGATGAAGCTGTTCAGGCAGCCAACTCTTTGCATGGCAGAGGCGTCTCAGAAAATGAAGTGTTCGTTCTTGCCCATGATGATAGCGTAACAGATACGGTAGCCGACCACTCTGAAGCTAAAAAAATTGGCGTGGATGAAACTGGACTGGGGACAGCTTTCAAAAACATGTTCCAAAGCCAGGGAGATGAACTTCGTTCTAAAATGGAGGAAATTGGATTATCTCAAGCTGAAGCTGAATCATATGAAAAAACACTCGATGAAGGCAAAATTCTGCTGATTTGCAAAGATGATAACCAAAGCAGCTTCTTAGGATACTAA
- a CDS encoding GNAT family N-acetyltransferase — MDIKTKRLTVRKFKSDDWQAVYEYTSNPEVMKFIPGGIFTEKAANEFIHKNTEKAEHFPVLLKNEEVLIGHIAFHKYFGDHTFEIGWVFNPKFYNKGYASEAAYAVLKYSFEELGIHRIIATCQPENPPSYRVMEKIGMRREGCFKKCIPHDDEWWDEYYYAILKEEWNINN; from the coding sequence ATGGACATTAAAACAAAGAGATTAACCGTAAGGAAGTTCAAGTCAGATGACTGGCAGGCAGTTTATGAGTACACCTCAAATCCAGAAGTAATGAAATTCATTCCAGGTGGTATTTTTACAGAAAAAGCTGCTAATGAGTTTATCCATAAAAATACAGAAAAAGCAGAGCATTTTCCCGTTCTTTTAAAAAATGAAGAGGTACTGATTGGCCATATTGCTTTTCATAAGTATTTTGGTGATCATACATTTGAAATTGGCTGGGTGTTTAATCCGAAGTTTTATAATAAAGGCTACGCATCAGAAGCAGCATATGCAGTGCTGAAATATAGCTTTGAAGAGCTTGGCATTCACCGGATTATTGCAACCTGCCAGCCCGAGAATCCGCCATCTTACCGGGTGATGGAGAAAATCGGCATGAGGCGGGAAGGCTGCTTCAAAAAGTGCATTCCTCATGACGATGAGTGGTGGGATGAATATTATTATGCGATTTTGAAAGAAGAGTGGAACATAAATAACTAA
- a CDS encoding ABC transporter permease, whose amino-acid sequence MSFLENIKMALSSLKAHKMRSILTMIGIIIGVGAVIIVVAIGQGGEAMLKTQLTGPGNTVELFYQPSDEEIQANPNIFNEAPFDGEDINALEQIPEIKRVVASSSQFSQASFGEKKAETSTTGVGPAYFELNNVDMEKGRSFTAADFLGGRRVGLVSYSMQEELFDGKSPVGEVIRIGNQPIEIIGVMEKPTGLFSFGVLEIYVPTKTWQTIYGKSDFTQVTLQAESADQLQTAGKKAANLLNKMHNTEESYMVINMEEMAEGIGQITKVMTLIIGSIAGISLFVGGIGVMNIMLVSVTERTREIGIRKALGATRGQIMGQFLIESVTLTLIGGVLGILLGWGSASLISFFAGWPSLISWQVVAGALFFSMAIGIIFGLLPANKASRLSPIESLRYE is encoded by the coding sequence ATGAGTTTTTTAGAAAATATCAAAATGGCACTTAGTTCATTGAAGGCGCATAAAATGAGATCGATTCTAACGATGATTGGGATCATCATTGGTGTTGGGGCTGTCATTATTGTAGTCGCAATCGGCCAGGGCGGAGAAGCGATGCTGAAGACGCAGCTGACAGGTCCCGGCAATACAGTGGAGCTGTTTTATCAGCCTTCTGACGAGGAAATTCAGGCAAACCCAAACATATTTAATGAAGCTCCTTTTGATGGGGAAGATATCAATGCACTGGAGCAGATTCCAGAGATTAAAAGAGTAGTTGCTTCAAGCTCACAGTTTTCACAGGCTTCTTTTGGGGAAAAAAAGGCAGAAACATCGACAACAGGAGTAGGTCCTGCCTATTTTGAGCTGAACAATGTTGATATGGAGAAAGGGCGGTCCTTTACGGCTGCAGATTTCCTTGGCGGACGCAGGGTGGGGCTTGTCAGCTATTCCATGCAGGAGGAGCTCTTTGATGGCAAGTCGCCGGTTGGCGAAGTGATCCGGATTGGGAACCAGCCGATAGAGATCATTGGCGTCATGGAAAAGCCGACAGGGCTCTTTTCATTCGGTGTACTGGAGATTTATGTGCCTACTAAAACATGGCAGACTATTTATGGGAAGAGTGACTTTACCCAGGTGACGCTTCAGGCAGAATCCGCTGATCAGCTTCAGACGGCCGGAAAGAAGGCTGCTAACTTACTTAACAAGATGCATAATACAGAAGAATCTTATATGGTCATCAACATGGAAGAAATGGCAGAAGGAATCGGCCAGATTACAAAGGTCATGACACTAATCATCGGCAGTATCGCCGGTATCTCGCTATTTGTCGGCGGAATTGGGGTCATGAATATCATGCTCGTATCTGTAACGGAAAGAACGAGGGAAATCGGCATCCGAAAAGCACTCGGAGCGACCAGGGGGCAAATCATGGGACAGTTTTTAATCGAATCTGTCACGCTGACCTTAATTGGAGGAGTGCTGGGAATCCTGCTGGGCTGGGGTTCGGCATCTCTGATTTCATTCTTTGCAGGCTGGCCGTCACTCATTTCCTGGCAGGTCGTCGCAGGCGCCCTTTTCTTCTCAATGGCAATCGGTATCATCTTCGGTCTGCTGCCGGCTAATAAAGCTTCGAGGCTGAGTCCGATTGAATCTTTGCGGTATGAGTAA
- a CDS encoding DUF1540 domain-containing protein yields MAKDVLCEVNNCTYWEQGNKCGAEAIYVVSHKGKQASNSKETDCKTFEPEV; encoded by the coding sequence ATGGCTAAAGATGTTCTTTGTGAAGTAAATAACTGCACTTATTGGGAACAGGGAAATAAGTGTGGTGCAGAAGCTATTTACGTTGTCAGCCATAAAGGCAAGCAGGCGTCCAATAGCAAAGAGACAGACTGTAAAACGTTTGAACCAGAAGTTTAA
- a CDS encoding nitroreductase family protein — MNKTISNDFKEIVTGRRSIRNYDPTVKIGREEMAEILEEASLAPSSVNLQPWRFVVIDSKEGKETLAPLAKFNQRQVETSAAVIAVFVDMKSEAFIEKIYDTAVEKGYMPADVRDTQVPSIKGLVENMTFEQKKDMNLIDAGLVSMQLMLAARAHGYDTNPIGGYEKDRIAEAFHLDKERYYPVMLISIGKAADQGYKSVRLPVEDITEWK; from the coding sequence ATGAATAAAACCATTAGCAATGACTTTAAAGAAATCGTCACAGGCCGCCGTTCCATCCGCAATTATGACCCAACAGTCAAAATCGGCAGAGAAGAAATGGCTGAAATCCTGGAGGAAGCATCTTTGGCTCCTTCATCTGTTAACCTGCAGCCATGGCGCTTTGTGGTGATCGATTCAAAAGAAGGCAAAGAAACACTGGCACCGCTTGCAAAATTTAATCAAAGGCAAGTAGAGACATCAGCAGCTGTCATTGCCGTCTTTGTTGATATGAAGAGTGAAGCATTCATTGAAAAAATTTATGATACAGCTGTTGAAAAAGGATACATGCCAGCTGATGTAAGAGACACGCAGGTGCCATCCATCAAAGGTTTAGTGGAAAACATGACATTCGAGCAAAAGAAAGATATGAACCTGATCGATGCTGGTCTCGTATCCATGCAGCTCATGCTTGCTGCACGTGCCCATGGCTATGATACAAACCCAATTGGAGGCTATGAAAAAGACCGCATCGCTGAAGCATTCCATCTGGACAAGGAACGCTACTACCCTGTCATGCTTATCTCAATCGGCAAAGCCGCTGATCAGGGTTATAAATCTGTCCGCCTGCCTGTTGAAGATATCACAGAGTGGAAATAA